The nucleotide window CCGCTGGAACCCAGCGGAGTTCGTGCGGTGCGACTTTTCGGGCGCGACGCTGAAGATCCGCACCGGAAGTTTCACCCGCGCGACCGATTGCACGTTCAAGAAGACCGACCTTAGCGGCGCGGAACTCGAGCAGTCGCACTTCGGCGGGTGCGACTTCACCGGAGCGGATCTGTCGCACGCCAAGCTGCAAAAGACCGATTTCACAGCCGCGAACCTCGCCGGCGCGACGTGCGTGGACGCCGACCTGCGCGGTACCAACTTCACAAACGCGGACCTGCGTAAGGCCAACTTCCGCGGTGCGAACCTCGCCGGGGCGGATCTCACCGGGGCGAACGTGGCTGGGGCCGACTTCACCGGCGCGAACCTCACCGGGGCGAAGGTGGACGGCCTCGACGCCTCGAAGGCAAAGGGCTTCGTTCACAAGCCGCCCCGCGCGGTCGGCCCGAACATGCTCGAACTCGCGAAGGCGGCGAAACAATCCAAACAGCTCACCGCGTCGATCGAGTTGGGGCTGACCGGAACGGAGCACGTCGAGCTGCACGCGTCGCTGCGCAGTTACGGCACACACCAGTACCCCGGAGGGGGGTACATGCACTACCAGCCCGAGCGCCGGCACACGTTCAGCTCTTCCGTAGACGCGCCGACGTTCGAGCAGGGGATGCTCAACCTCGTCGATCTCTGGTCGAAGGGGGCGCCGCGGCTCGGTTCGATCAAAGTCGAGAGCAAAAAGTGCCCGCTGAAGCCGAAAGAGCTGCTCGCGCTGGCCCGTGCCGCGTGGTGCGAGGCGCTGGAGGTCCCGATCCCCAGCGCCGACGAATGGGCGCGGCAGGAACAGGCGCAAACCGCGGCCGGCGACAAGGTGCGCGAACAAATGTTGACGGACCTGCGCGGCGGTAAAGCCGGGGTCGCCCGGTTCAACGCCCGCACCGACAAGGAGCGCGAGGCGCTCGGCTCGCTTCGCGACACGGACCTCAGCAACGAGAAGCTGGCCGGGGCGCGGCTCAACAACCTCGACTTGCGCGGGGCGAAGTTCGACGGCGCGATGCTGAGTGAGGCGTCGTTCTCTGGCTCCCAGATTCAGGGCGCGAGTTTCGCCGACGTACCGGCCCGTAAGGCGAATTTCGCGAGCGCCAGAGCGGCCGACGCGGTGTTCCGCGGCGCGATCCTGGCGAACGCGAACCTGCGGGCGGCTACGTTCCTGCGGACCAACTTCCAGAACGTCGATCTGACGGGTGCCGATTTCGCCTTCTCCGACCTGCGCGGCGCCGACTTCACCGGCGCGACGCTGAAAAACGCCTCGTTCTCTCAAGCGAAGTTCGACGCCGACACCAAGTTCCCGAAGGGCCTGACCGCGCCCGAAGGCGCGAACTGGGTCGGGGAAGGACCGCACCCCGGGAAAGTGGTGCCAGCCGTCGCCCTGGCGGTCGCGGGCAGCCTCGATTTCGACACGTTCCTCAAGGAACTGCCTCGGAAGGTAGATCCCTCGCGGATCGAAAAAGCGGCGGATATGCTCAAGGCGGAACGCTTCCAACTGTTCGCCGACGTGACCGACACACACCTCGTGGGCGTGGTCAAGAGCCAGTCGTACTCGGACCTGGTGTATTCGTGCCGGCTCGCGAGCGACGGCACGTTCTGCTGCGGCACGCAGAACCTGAACGTTTGCGGCGGGCTGAAGGGGGCGCTGTGCAAGCACCTGCTGGTGCTGGTGGTGGGGCTCGCGAAATCCGGGAAATTGGACCCGGCGGCGGCGGACAACTGGGTGACGGCGAGTAAGGCGCACAAGCCGACATTGAACAAGGACGCCCTGAGTGAGACCTTCTTGAAGTACAAGGGCGCGGAAGCCGGCGAGATCGACTGGCGGCCGACGGAGACGGTTCCCGAGGACTTCTACGCCATGTGATCGACTCCGCGAAGCGCGAGCGCTCCAGAACAGGTGCGTGCCATCAGCCGTTTATCTCCACGGCACACGTTCCGCGCGAGTTCGGTGGGCGAAGCGACACAGGATCGGTGATTGGTTCCCTGATACGCGATCCGTTACTGGTGTCTGTTTTGGTTTTGTCTTTGTGGCACAGACATTCCTGTCTGTGCGGCCTTCTCGCGCCGCACAGACAGGAATGTCTGTGCCACAAGAAACAGACACCACAAGCCGGACCGTGAATTAGCTCGGTGGTGCCAGTCAGCCGCTTGAACAACTTGGTGGCCCGCTGGGTCGGGGAGTGGACAGGAAGCGGCATAAGAGTGCCGTCGAGCTGGTCCGGAAGTGGCACAAAAGTGACTCGCGGCAGCAGCCCGCGAACGGCTCAACGGCGGTTACGCCCGACTCATTCGAGTGCCCTTGTTGTCGGCCCTGTTGGTGTAAGGTTCTGGTGCGAATAATCTTGTGTCGTAACGGCGGGCGTGACCGGGTGTAACGTTTCGTGTCGGCGCGGGGCTGCGACGACCGTAGAAAACGGACAAAAGGCCGGACCGATGGACGAAATCGCCGAACTCCGCGACGCCCTCGACCGGCTGCACGCCGCGATGGACGACCTCGTGGTGCGCGGGGTGCGGGCCGCGGGTTCAGCCCACCTCGCGCGCCTGACCTCTCTTCGCGACGAGTTCCGCACCGCCGGCGCTGAGCACTTGGCCGAGAAGCTGACGACGCTCGTCGATGCCGTACAGGCCGGCGAGCGGTCCGCGGCCGGGGCGCTCATGCGAGCGGTCACGACGTTCCGGCTGTTCGACCGGATGCTGACGCTCGAAGTGGCCCGCGGCGTCCTCGCGCCGCCCCCGCCGGCGCCCGAGTTCGGCGACGAAGACGCACACGAAGAGGACGCCTAGCCGTGCTACCGCCCGCCGCCGACCGCCCGAAGCTCCGCGCCACGCTCGACCAACTGTCGATCGCGGTCGAAGAACTGCTTCTCGGCGGGCTCACCACCGCCTCCGATGCGACCCGGCAGACGCTCGCCGGGGCGATGCAAGAGGCCGCCCGGATGCGGCTCCTGCGCCTCGGCGGCACGCTCCGCGTCGCCACCGACGAACTCGGCCGGTTCACGCGCCAGGAGAAAACGTTCTCGCGCCGCCGGTTCACGTTCTTCCTGAACCGCGCGTGGCTGCTCAGCCGCGGGATGATTCACGCGCTCGACGCGAGCGACGAGAAGGAGTACGACCGCCTCACCTGGGCGCCGCCGTCGCAACCGCTGCCCGCCGTCGAGGTGGTGAACCTTGGGGTCGTGAAGAAGGTCGCCGAGAACGCGTTCGCGATGTTCGAGTTCCGGCTGCGGGCGGTCGCGGACGCCGGGCCGATCAAAGCGGGACAGAAGGTGAGCTGGTCCACGGTGTTCCCCCTGAAGAAGGACCAGGACATCCCGCCGGAGGGGTTCCTCCACCTGCCGCAGAAGCAGAAGTTCTCGCCGTTCCTGTTCCTCGAACGCACCAGCCTCAACGTCACGAACGCGGCCGTGTCGGGCGACGAGGTCGGCGGCTGGAAGCTGTCGCTGACGGACCAGAGCACGGTCACGGTGGGCAAGCCGTTCGCGCAGTGGGACCGCTACCTCCAGTGGTCCGCGCCGGCCGCGGCGGAGCGCCTGGCGAAGCACGCGGCCGGGCCGCTCGACCTGGACACCGAGCTTCAGGAAGAGGTCGTGATCCGCGACTACGACATCGGCAAGCCCGGGGACGGCGACGAACCGGGCCAGACGGTGTACGAACTGACCGCCGGGCGGCTGAAGCTCCACGCGGTCGTCGGCGCGAACCCGGAAGGCAAGGCGCTGCGGGCCGCGTTCGAGGAGGTGCGCAAGGCGAAGGTGCCGAACCCGCCACTGTTCGGCGTGATGCACTACGAGCGGTGCCGGCTCGTGCTCCAGCCCCTGACCACGTTCGCCGGCGGCCCGGACTACATCACGATCTCCAAGGAGAACGTGAACAAGGCCGCGCTGCTCAAGGCGATGAACTTTACCTCGTAACCCGAACCTTCTGCGCTCAACATGGCCAAGAAACCCGTACCCGCCGCCCCGACACCCGCGCTCGCGACCGCCGCGGGGCCGGCGCCGACCGTGACGCCCGACACCGTGCTCCGCGAGCCCGCCGAGCGGCGGTACGCGGACCAGCTCGAGGCGCTGCGCCAGAACGACGCCGACAC belongs to Gemmata obscuriglobus and includes:
- a CDS encoding pentapeptide repeat-containing protein yields the protein MAKAAKAAKAKAPTGKLAGQKVALVGKFWSQQTELEQAIKDEGGTLVDGEQAAPDIVVQGAGTRGKPPAAVAKIQKQHPSVRVLDAAGFYQLVLPTADEFLAILKGPRRDHQFWSRMQSRLSVSGATLDLAGTDFRTIELAEATLYRITLDGSDFRNCSLSNVSFDKIKGAKFDGARFTEGSFSDAENCSLKNVKMDGVRWNPAEFVRCDFSGATLKIRTGSFTRATDCTFKKTDLSGAELEQSHFGGCDFTGADLSHAKLQKTDFTAANLAGATCVDADLRGTNFTNADLRKANFRGANLAGADLTGANVAGADFTGANLTGAKVDGLDASKAKGFVHKPPRAVGPNMLELAKAAKQSKQLTASIELGLTGTEHVELHASLRSYGTHQYPGGGYMHYQPERRHTFSSSVDAPTFEQGMLNLVDLWSKGAPRLGSIKVESKKCPLKPKELLALARAAWCEALEVPIPSADEWARQEQAQTAAGDKVREQMLTDLRGGKAGVARFNARTDKEREALGSLRDTDLSNEKLAGARLNNLDLRGAKFDGAMLSEASFSGSQIQGASFADVPARKANFASARAADAVFRGAILANANLRAATFLRTNFQNVDLTGADFAFSDLRGADFTGATLKNASFSQAKFDADTKFPKGLTAPEGANWVGEGPHPGKVVPAVALAVAGSLDFDTFLKELPRKVDPSRIEKAADMLKAERFQLFADVTDTHLVGVVKSQSYSDLVYSCRLASDGTFCCGTQNLNVCGGLKGALCKHLLVLVVGLAKSGKLDPAAADNWVTASKAHKPTLNKDALSETFLKYKGAEAGEIDWRPTETVPEDFYAM